The following proteins are co-located in the Pseudomonadota bacterium genome:
- a CDS encoding aminotransferase class V-fold PLP-dependent enzyme: MSRTILLNPGPVTLTERVRQSLLRPDMCHREADFAAMLTSIKERLRSIYTAPAHEAVLLTGSGTAAVEAMLATFAPRRASTLVATNGVYGERMAAMLAAQGKPHRTLEGAWTEGLDLPTIEAALHDPDITHVAAVHHETTTGRLNEAHALADLCARHGRALLLDAVSSFGGEDVPVAQCLAVAATANKCLHGVPGVAFVMADTAALEHGDPVSPTVYLDLRRYHREQQHGFSPFTMAVHACFALDEALTELSDEGGWAERRTVYRKRSARVREALAVAGLEPLVPDGQRASMLTAWPLPNGLPYEALHAAMRKAGFVIYAGQGALAGHIFRIATMGAIGDDDLARLVEALRSVCDTPCR, translated from the coding sequence ATGTCGCGCACGATCCTCCTCAACCCGGGTCCCGTGACGCTCACCGAACGGGTGCGTCAGTCGCTGCTGCGCCCCGACATGTGCCATCGCGAGGCCGACTTCGCCGCGATGCTCACGTCCATCAAGGAGCGGCTACGGTCGATCTACACCGCCCCCGCGCACGAGGCCGTGCTGCTCACCGGCTCCGGCACGGCGGCCGTAGAGGCCATGTTGGCCACCTTTGCCCCGAGGCGCGCATCGACGCTGGTGGCCACCAACGGCGTCTACGGCGAGCGCATGGCGGCCATGCTGGCCGCTCAGGGCAAGCCGCATCGAACCCTCGAAGGCGCCTGGACCGAGGGCCTCGATCTGCCGACCATCGAGGCCGCCCTTCACGACCCCGACATCACGCACGTGGCCGCGGTGCACCACGAGACCACAACCGGACGGCTCAACGAAGCCCATGCGCTCGCCGACCTCTGTGCCCGCCACGGCCGCGCCCTGCTGCTCGACGCGGTGAGCAGCTTCGGCGGCGAGGACGTTCCCGTAGCCCAGTGCCTCGCGGTGGCCGCAACCGCGAACAAGTGTCTGCACGGCGTGCCCGGCGTAGCCTTCGTCATGGCAGACACGGCGGCGCTCGAGCACGGCGACCCGGTCTCTCCCACGGTCTACCTCGACCTGAGGCGCTACCATCGTGAGCAGCAGCACGGGTTCTCGCCGTTCACAATGGCCGTGCACGCCTGCTTCGCCCTCGACGAAGCCCTGACCGAGCTCAGCGATGAGGGGGGATGGGCCGAGCGGCGCACCGTCTACCGCAAACGCTCAGCGCGCGTGCGCGAGGCGCTGGCTGTCGCCGGACTCGAACCGCTCGTGCCAGACGGCCAGCGCGCATCGATGCTCACGGCCTGGCCCCTGCCGAACGGACTCCCCTACGAAGCCCTGCATGCCGCCATGCGCAAGGCAGGCTTCGTCATCTACGCCGGCCAGGGCGCTCTGGCCGGGCACATCTTTCGCATCGCCACCATGGGGGCCATCGGCGATGACGATCTCGCGCGTCTGGTCGAAGCCCTGCGCTCGGTCTGCGACACGCCTTGCCGATGA
- a CDS encoding phosphocholine cytidylyltransferase family protein — translation MPMRTACILAAGRGTRLGAFGQMRPKGFIEVGGAPIVVRSVERLRRAGIERVVVVTGHQADWYAELDVERVHNAEFAHTGSLRSLACAREALAGEETFLLLESDLVYEQRALEALLVSPHESAIVVSGPTGAGDEVWVAHDEGRLVSMSKDPGRLSSGPHAELVGISRISRALFEALLEIDRESGALAYETDGLVRCAGRFDIGCVMVTDLRWGEIDDEAHLARAHHVHDEIVRMNA, via the coding sequence TTGCCGATGAGAACCGCGTGCATCCTGGCTGCCGGGCGAGGGACCCGACTCGGCGCGTTCGGGCAGATGCGGCCCAAGGGGTTCATCGAGGTGGGTGGTGCGCCCATCGTGGTGCGCTCTGTCGAGCGCCTGCGGCGCGCCGGGATCGAGCGCGTCGTCGTGGTCACCGGTCACCAGGCCGACTGGTATGCCGAGCTCGATGTCGAGCGGGTGCACAACGCCGAATTCGCGCACACCGGAAGCCTGCGCTCGCTGGCCTGCGCGCGGGAGGCCCTGGCTGGGGAAGAGACCTTTCTGCTGCTCGAGAGCGATCTGGTGTACGAGCAGCGCGCCCTAGAGGCGCTGCTCGTCTCGCCCCACGAGAGTGCCATCGTGGTGAGCGGGCCTACGGGGGCGGGCGACGAGGTGTGGGTTGCCCACGACGAAGGCCGTCTCGTGTCGATGTCGAAAGACCCCGGACGCCTGTCGTCGGGCCCGCACGCCGAGCTGGTGGGCATCTCGCGCATCTCGCGCGCGCTCTTCGAGGCGCTGCTCGAGATCGACCGTGAATCGGGCGCGCTCGCCTACGAGACCGACGGTCTGGTGCGCTGTGCAGGGCGGTTCGACATCGGCTGCGTGATGGTGACCGACCTGCGCTGGGGAGAGATCGATGACGAGGCCCATCTGGCACGAGCCCACCACGTGCATGACGAG